A window of Bombina bombina isolate aBomBom1 chromosome 5, aBomBom1.pri, whole genome shotgun sequence genomic DNA:
CAGGGCTTGTTCAAACAGGGATTTTTCTTTGTCATCTTCACTTTTCTCAGAGTCATCTAGATTTTTAAATTTCCCATCCCCATTCTGGTTCTCTTTACATTGGTTCTGTCTCTTGTGCTTCATTCTCCTATTCTGGAACCAGACTTTTACTTGTCTCTCTGTTAGGTCCAGTAATGCTGCAATTTCCACTCTCCTGGGTCTACACAGATACTTGTTGAAATGAAATTCTTTCTCCAGCTCCAGTAGCTGTGTATTGGTATAAGCAGTCCTTAAACGCCTGGACCCACTGCTGTTATCCTGGAATTCTATAATTTCTATGAAAAAAAATCCAACATACACAAGCATCAGTAATGTgtacatataataatatatcatTATAAATATTTCCAAACACATCTCTGTATCCAGTGTAACAAAATGGCCTCCCAATATGCAGTAAACTCCCATCGTAAGGGAATTATTAGATGGAACATAATGTAAACATTTATAAACAAGATATTTCTTTGCTGTTAGATctagtatattaaaatatatttatttgataattAGCAGACAATATCCACTCCATTTCTCTTGTAATTGTTTTGGATTAGCATCAAAGATAAGAAGCCATAAATCGGTGAAATAAATATCCAATTCAAGTAATTAAAAGTTATTATAAATGCACAGAAAGATAAGAATAAATATGCATGGTGGTTTAATTACCCAGGGTGATAAGTAAGCAGGCTGCACACACTGACCTTTGTGGTGGCTGAGGCAGGCTGCGGTGGTTGGGGTAGAGGTGGCTGGAGGCAGAGGGGGTTTCTTGGaggcttttttttctttcatccagGGGTACTCCGGAGGCAGGGAGCCGGCTGGCACtgggctgctgctgctgctgttgccATTGGGGCTCTGTTTTGGTCGGTTGTGGCGAGGGTGGCTGCTTGGATTCAAGCTGGGGATGGTATGCTCAAAAGGAGGAGGAATAAGTGTCGACTGTGAAAGCGTCGAGCTCTTGATTGATGAACTTTGAAATGTATCACCGACAGGGGGAAAGGATGTCAGGCACTCAGCAAGCGACGGCTGACTATTGATAAAACCAATCTCTCGCTCAAATTCGTAATTCATGGCCCTCAGCTCAAAGCCTTTTAAAAAGTTAGCCCCTACTTTTAGGTTTAAAGGCCCTGTAACtaccagagagaaaaaaaatcataaaaatcctttgctagtgttttttttttctaattcactGATTACAGCCGTATGGGGACTGTGCTACTATTAAACTATTGAATTCATGGAGACAAGGTTGAAATTGGACcgaattggctgtcacatgattgctCCTGTCCAATGACAATTTGGGGTTTAATCAAAAGAAGCCACTGTCTGTGTGATTGATCCAAAAAGTCAAGAAGGAACGCCTCATTATAACCAGCAAGGCTTTTATTTACACTTTATTCTATTAATATAGAAAATCTccacaatatacatttttaatatattttatctcCTTTATTTTTCAACTGCCTGAGCCTGTAGCTCCAGCCCTCCCACTCTCCCTGCATTGTCTCAGAGTGTCAGGCAGCCTTTTTCACCCCACAAATCATTAAAGAACCAAATTCTGACGCCTTAAGTCATTAACAAACTAATCCATTAATCTTCAAAGTTTTGACACCAAAGATCCAACCATTGCAGATAAATAAGTTTCACAGAGGCAGACTGTAGACTCATTTTGCACTCTTTACCTTGGGAATGCGGTTTAACTCTTAGCATTACACTGCTGTCAGCtaggtattttttatgtattttatgtactgTACAGAGAACAATTGGATAGGCACACAGCCCATTGTTACTAACGCTGGCACATATGGGAAGCGTGAGGATCATTCTTTCTGCGGCTTGGGAGAAATTACTATAAGGGTAAAATGGCTGACCATTAGAAAGaggtacattaatatatatatatatatatatatatatatatatatatatatatatatatatatatatatatatatataggtatttacatGTACCATAAATAGGAAGAATAAAGGTGAGTTATTTTATTAACAATGCTTTGTTCTCTCAATAGATACTGCTAAATGTTATTTATGACTTTAAACTATATTgcttatttaataaataattttaggaTTACGTGTTAATCGAGATGCAATAGACTGCATTTAAGTAagatttgtatgtgtttttatatatatatatatatatatatatatatttatatatatatatatatatatatatatgcacattagtaatatatattttttaaatatatatctatctgcttatgttatatatatatatatatatatatatatatatatttgcacattagTCATGTCTTTCTTTATAGTTATAGCTTGCTTGTACACTAATTCAATTGCTACTTTATATAGCTTATGTGTATAACTGCATACAGTGAATAAATAATCACTTTCATTCATTGAGAATGACCAGTGATTGCTTTAGTCTCATATAAATATGGATATTATTTGCAAAAATGAAAACAAGTCAAGTTATTGGTTAGACCTTATACAGTATTTCGGCATATTGTATTATACTGAATCTAAATTTTAGCCTTTAGACATGTAAACGCAGTAGTTAAATGGACGGTTTTTAATTTTCTTGCTGTTATTCCAAACAAAGCTGGAAGGAAGTCTGTGCGTGATCAATCTTTCTTGCCAAATGGTTTGACAGCTTCTGGCCTTAAAGATCACATTTAAAGCTTCTTGTTTCTTCCCAGATCAAATGTTACTGGGAAAGCAGTTTGAGAAAGAAATGCAAGTTAAAAGGACATTTTACTTCACTATCTGCATTTGTGAACTGGGGTATTTTCAGTAATACAGGTATGGCACCTTTGCTTTTGTCTGATGTTCACACAGTGTCTTGTAAAGGTAAAcgacatttttttaagtaaaatattggGATATGAAGACTGCATCAGATTTGCAGCTGTTGTGGTTCTTTGTTAGCAAAATGTGTGGGTGAAGGTATTCTGCAAACCAATAGTTCCTTGTTATATAGCTAAAGCATTAGAACAAAGCAGTGTAGTGTCTACATGGGAATAAAGAATCTATGAAAATTTAGGGCAATAAGATATAAATAGCTAAATTCTTCTAATGAAATTCCTCTTAAATTGTACACTCATATTCCCAGCAcaagcaaattaaaataaatttgacTACTGAAAGGAATATGTGTCAAATGACATATGGCTACCAGGATCAGAGTCTTAAAATTATACTATTCTCCCTTGAATTCAAAACACATGTCCTTgagtataatctgtaaataaaatatttcagatgtgatatatttttatatatatggaaGCTGCAATTGATTTTTAATACCTTGTGCTAGATCATTGAGgttttttgtttgtctgttttgtTTGATGTTTAGCTTTTACCgttttccaatattttttttattgcagtccTAAAACCATATCTATTTTATATTTAGAGAAAAAAACTGAATGAAATGTAACACTTAAAATAATTATTGAGAAATTAAGTGTTTACCTAAACATTGTTCTCATAATGAAATAGCGAAATGTTAGGCgacaaaaaaaatcttaacatttcattaacatttttttgtattaagctatttttaatgttactatttattgttattttagcatttaatatttaaactatattttttacaatgtaaaattatgtgtttttttgtattcTATATTCGTTTATCATtgcttttttatgtaatgttttcatACTTCCCAATTGTGCTTATATATGTGAAACAGTAAAATTAACCCTGAACCTGTTAAGGGTTTCAcagttaatatttttattgtttacaggaaatatattagaataaaaaatatctATGGATAATAATAAGTAACTGGAATTTATATTATATGCAGGAAGCACACAGAGgtgtctatctattatatatatatatatatatatatatatatatatatatatatatatatatatatatatatatatatatatatatatatatatatatatatatatatatatatcacacacata
This region includes:
- the HOXA2 gene encoding homeobox protein Hox-A2 — encoded protein: MNYEFEREIGFINSQPSLAECLTSFPPVGDTFQSSSIKSSTLSQSTLIPPPFEHTIPSLNPSSHPRHNRPKQSPNGNSSSSSPVPAGSLPPEYPWMKEKKASKKPPLPPATSTPTTAACLSHHKEIIEFQDNSSGSRRLRTAYTNTQLLELEKEFHFNKYLCRPRRVEIAALLDLTERQVKVWFQNRRMKHKRQNQCKENQNGDGKFKNLDDSEKSEDDKEKSLFEQALNSVSGALLERDSYSFQQNALSQQQTQNTHNGESQSFPVSPLSSNDKNLRHFQHQSPNCLSTMSQDCAAGLNNDSPEALDVASLTDFNVFSADSCLQLSDAVSPSLPGSLDSPVDISADSFDFFTDTFTTIDLQHLSY